The Naumannella cuiyingiana DNA window GTTTCGCGATCACCGAGCCGGGTGCCGGCTCCGATGCGCGCGCGATCCGGACCAGGGCGGTACGCGACGGCGAGGAGTGGGTGATCACCGGCGAGAAGACCTTCATCACCGGCGGCAACGAGGCCGACTTCTGCATGGTCTTCGCGGTGACGGATCCCGAGAAGGGGGCCGACGGCGGGGTGACCTGCTTCCTCGTCGATCGCGACATGGGCTGGAAGTCCGAGCCGATCGACACCATGGGCGAGTGGGGGCCGGCGGCATTGGTCTTCGACGGCGTGCGGGTGCCGCACGACCACATCCTCGGCGAGGAGGGTCAGGGCTTCGCGCTGGCCATGCAGTGGATCGGGCGGGGGCGCTACATGCTGCCCGCGCACGCGCTGGGCGCGTGCGAGCGGCTGGTCGAGATGGGCATCGAGCAGGCGAACAACCGGGTCACCTTCGGTGAGCCGATCGCCAACCGGCAGGCGATCCAGTGGATGATCGCGGACTCCGCGGTCGAGATCGAGGCGCTGCGCTGGCTGGTGCTGACCGCCGCCTGGCAGGTCGACCAGGGCCTGGATTCGCGGCAGGCGCAGTCGATCGCGAAGCTCTACGGCGGGCTGAAGGCCAACGAGATCGTGGACCGGGTGCTGCAGATCCACGGCGGCATGGGCTACACCCGGGAGCTGCCGCTGGAGCGGTGGTATCGCGAGCTGCGGCTGCTGCGGATCTACGAGGGCACCGACGAGATCCAGCGTCGAACCATCGCCCGGAACCTGTTGAAGGGGCACGTGTCGGTACGCGGGCATCTGGGCTGATCGGGCGCCCGATCTGCCCGAGTGCGCCGGATCTGCCCGAATGCGCCCGAGCCGCGCCGGGCTCGCCTAGGGTCGGAGGCAGCCACCACGGACGAGGGAGTCAGTCGTGACCGAGCCAGAACTGCCGTCGATCGGGCGCCGGGGCGTGTTGCTGGGCGCCGCCGCAGCGGCGGGTGTCGCCGGGCTCGCCGCCTCGGGCGGCCTGGGCGGGCCGACCCGTGCCGGCGCTGCGGGCAGCGTACGCACCGGCGCCGATGTCGCCGCCGCCGCGAACTGGTCGGCCTTCGCCGGCCAGCGGATCGGCATCATCACCAACCCGACCGGTGTGCTGAGCGACAGCCTGGCCAGCATCGTCGACGTGATGGCCGGCTCGGGGAAGGTCGAGATCGGCGGCGTCTTCGGCCCCGAACACGGCTTCCGCGGCAGCGCCCAGGCGGGCGAGTCCGAGGACACCTATGTCGACGAGCGCACCGGCGTCACGGTCTATGACGCCTACGGCGCGAACGACGCGAAGTTCGAGGCCCTGTTCGCCGAGGCGGACGTGGAGACCGTCGTCTTCGACATCCAGGACGTCGGCGCGAGGTTCTACACCTACATCTGGACCATGTACCACGCGATGATCGCCGCCGCCCGGGCCGGCTTGCGCTTCGTGATCCTGGACCGGCCCAATCCGGTCGGCGGCACCGCCCGCGGCCCGCTCCTGGTCGACGGTTTCACCTCCGGCGTCGGGCAGGACCGGATCGTGCAGCAGCACGGGATGACGGTCGGCGAGCTGGCGCGGTTCTTCGACGGGGAGTTCGTCGCCGGCAAGGCCGGGCGCCGGCTGCCCGCGCTGGACGTGATCAAGGTCGAGGGTTGGCAGCCCGACCAGCTCTACGCCGAGACCGGGCTGACCTGGGTGTTGCCGAGCCCGAACATGCCGACCCCGGACACCGCGTTGTTGTATCCCGGGACCGGCCTGTTCGAGGCGGTCAATCTCTCGGAGGGCCGCGGGACGACCCGGCCGTTCGAGCTGATCGGGGCGCCGTTCATGGACCACCGGTGGAATGCGCGGCTGAACGATGCTGGGCTCGCCGGCGTGCGGTTCCGCGAGGCGTATTTCAACCCGACCTTCTCCAAGCACGCCGGCACGGTGTGCGCGGGCGTCCAGGTGCATCTGACCGAGCCGCGGCGGGTGGACGCGATCGCGGTCGCGGTGACGATGCTGTGCGCCGCGCGAGATCTGTACGCCGACTTCGACTGGCGCGCCGAGGCCGGCGGCGGGCAGAAGGGCCGCTGGATCGACCTGCTGACCGGGTCGTCGCGGTTCCGCGAGCAGTTCGAGCGGGGCGCTGCGCCGGCGGCGCTGATCGCCCGCTGGCGCCGGGAGCTCACCGAGTTCGACCGACGCCGGCAGCGCTATCTGCTCTACCCGCGCTGATCGCGGGTCAACGGGCGGCGATCGCCAGGACGGCGCGCTCGAGGGCGTAGTCGGCATTGTCCGCCGCGCCCTTGACGTCGGCATCGGCGGTCGCGACGGTGGCGATCGCGCGCGCCAGGCGGCGATCGTCCCAGCCGCGGAGCTGGTTGCGCATGGTCTTCAGCTTCCACGGGGGTACGCCCACCTCGCGCGCCAGGTCGCCCTCGCGCATCCCGCTCCCCCGCGCTCCGGAGAGTTTCCCGAGGCCGCGCAGCCCGGAGGCGAGCGCGCTGGTGATCAACACCGCCGGCACCCCGGTGGCGAGCGCCCAGCGCAGGTGCTCCAGCGCACGGGCGGTCTCACCGGCCAGCGCGAGATCGGCGATGGCGAAGCTGGTCGCCTCGGCGCGCCCGGAGAAGTAGCGCCGGACCAACCGCTCGTCGATCACCGAGTCCTCGGAGTCGGCGACGAGCTGGTCGACGGCGGCGGCGAGCGCGCGCAGGTCGTGCCCGACGGAGTCGACCAGCAACTGGGCGACGGAGGGATCGGCCCGGGCATGGTGTCGGCGTACCTCCGCGGTGACGAAGCGCGGCAGCTCCCACGGCTTCACCTGCGGGCTGTCGGCAGTCTCGACGGACCTGATCTTGCGCAGCTTGTCGAGCAGGCCCTTGCCCCGCTGGCCTCCCGGATGGACCAGCACCAGGGCGAGGTCGGCGGGCGTGTCGCCGGCCAGCGCGAGGACCGCGTCGGCGAGGTCGGCGGGCACGGCGCCCAGCTCGCGGATCACGGCGATGGTGCGGGAGGCGAACAGCGAGCCGCCGGTGATCTCGGCGAGGCTGCCCGCATCCAGCTCGGTCGCCGACAGGTCGTTGTGTTCGGCCTCTGCCGTCTCGGCGCGTGCGGCGGCCACCCGCTCGGCCACGTGCCGGTCGGCGATCAGTGACTCCGGCCCCGTGACCAGCAGGGTCCGTCCGAACGGTGAGGCCATGGGCGCAAGCATGCCAGTCCGGGCCGACATCGCTCGTGGCTGACCTCGCTCACGGCCGACCTCGCTCACGACCGACCTCGCCCAGGACAACCTGCGGCGCTGCTCGGCAGTGTGATCAGCCGCGCGAGACCACCACGCACGACTTCATGCTCAGCGGGTCCGCGTCGGCGTTCAGGGCCGACTCGGCGTCCTCGAGCGCGAACTCGGCGGTGACCAGCGCGTCCAGGTCGACGTCGGGTTGTCCGGCGATCGCGATGGCGGTCGGCCAGGTGTCGACGTAGCGGAAGATGCCGGTCAGCACGAGCTCGTTGCGGGCGATGAGCTGGACCGGCAGGGTCATCTCGTCCGCTCCCATGCCGACCATCACGGCCGTTCCGCCGCGCCGCAGGGCCCGCAGCCCGGCAAGCATCGCCGGGGTCGCGCCGGAGCACTCGATGAAGGCATCCACGGCGAGCGTCTCGGGTGCGAAATCGGCTGCGGCGGGATCGTGGGTCGCCGTGGCGCCGAACGCCGCGATCCGTTCGCGGCGTGAGGCGACCGGGTCGGTCACGATCACCTCGGCGGCGCCGTAGCTGCGGGCCGCGACGGCCGCCAGGGCCCCGATCGGCCCGGCGCCGGTGATCAGCACCCGGTCGCCGGGTCCGATCCCGGCCTTGCGGCAGGCCCACAGCCCGACCGACAGCGGTTCGAGCAGCGCCGCCGCGGCATCGCTGAGCGTGTCGGGCACGGCGAAGGCGAACTCGGCGGGAGCGGTGACGTACTCGGCGAAGGCGCCGTCGATCGGCGGCGTGGCGTAGAACTTCATCTCCGGGCACAGGTTCAGGTGCCCGGTCGTGCACGCGCGGCAGACCCGGCACGGGCGCTGCGGCTCGATCGCGACCCGCTCCCCCACCCGCCCCTCATCGACACCGGGCCCGACGGCCGCGATCACGCCCGACACCTCGTGGCCGAGGACGAGCGGGCCGTCGACGATCATGTCGCCGATCCGGCCGTCGGTGTAGTAGTGCACATCGGACCCGCACACGCCGACCGTGCGGACCTTGATCAACACCTCGCCGGGGCCCGGGGTGGGCACCGGCCGCTCCTGCATCTCCATGCTCCGTTTGCCGGTCAGCACATTGGCGCGCATGCGATCGGGGATCTCGGGGGCGGTGGTGGACATCGTCGGCTCACTTTCGTCGGTGAGGTCGACGGTATCGACCTCACCCCCGTTCCGGGGCTCCCCCGGCCGATCGGTGACGGAATCGTCCCTCGTCCCGGGTCACGCCCGGCGTTGGACGAAGAGCCGCGGCCGACCGTCGACGACGGCGACCGCGGCGGCACCCTGGGTGTCGGTGCGGGCGACGGTCATCCCGAGTGCACCGAGAACGCCCAGCGTGCGCGGGGACGGGTGTCCGTAGTCGTTGCCGGCGCCCGCGCTGGCGATCGCGATCCGTGCGCCGGTCGCGGCCAGGAAGCGCTCGTCCTGTCGCGACGAGCCGTGGTGCGGCACCTTGAGCACGGCGGCGCGAAGGTCGGTCGCGCAACGCAGCGCCGCGGCCTGGCCGGCGGGTTCGAGATCGCCGGACAGCAGCACCGACACACCGCCCGAACGCACCCGGACCAGCAGACCGGCGTCGTTCTCCGCCGCCGATTCGCCGTCCTTTCCGGTCGCCGGCGAGGCGCGGGCCCTCGCCGGCGCCGCGCACGGGGCGAGCACCTCGACCTCGGCTTCGCCGACCCGGTACGCCTGACCGGCGCCCGCCGCGACGACCGTCGCCCCGGCCCGGCCGGCGAGGGCCGCTGCGCCCGCCGACCCGGTGGAGGCCGACGAGACCAGGACGGTGCCCATCCGCCGGCGCTCCAGCACGCCCGGCAGTCCCCCGACATGATCGGCGTGGCCGTGGCTCAGGATAAGCAGGGGCACGTCGGTGATGCCGAGTTGATCAAGACACCGGGCGATCGGCTCCGGCTCCGGGCCCGCGTCCACGACGACGGCGGCGGCGGGACCGGCCCGGATGGCGAGCCCGTCGCCCTGCCCGACGTCGCAGGCCACGAGCCGCCAGCCCGGGGGTGGCCAGCCGGGCTGGACGGGCCCGCGCAGCATGATCGTGATCAGCACGATGCCCAGCAGCAGGCAGGCCAGCCGACGGGCGAGGATTGCCGGCAGCACCGCCGCCCAGAGCAGGCAGCCGACGCCGAGGACGGCGACGGCGAGCGGATCCGCCGGCCACGCCATCGCCGCACCTGGCAGCGCGGCGCCGGCGGTGCCGATCGCGATGATCCCCTGCGCGCACCATGCCGCCACGAAGCCCGCGGCGGCCGCGGGCCAGGGGTGCACCTGCGAGAGCGCCGCGGCCGCGAAACCGGCCACGGTGGCGGGCCCGACGAGCGGGCCGGCCAGCGCGTTGGCGAGCAGCCCGACGATGCTGACCTGCCCGGAGATCGCGGTGACCACGGGTTGAGTCGCGACCTGGGCGGCCAGCGGCACGGCGAGCGCCTCGGCCAGGGGCCGCGGCAGCCAGCCCGCCAGCCGGTCGGCCCAGCCACCGGCCCACCAGACGATGCCGCCCGTCGCGAACACCGACAGCGCGAATCCGATCTCGGCGGCGAGCCACGGATCGACGAGCAACAGGCCCAGCACCGCGGCGCACAGCGGCCGCATCCCGCGGCGCAGCCCGGCGGTCAGGCCGAGGCCGGCGAGCCCGACCAGGCCCATCGCCGCAGCCCGCAGCACGCTCGGTTCCGTGCGGCACAACAACACGAATCCGATCACCCCGCCGAGCCCGATCACCCGCAGCCACCAGCCGCGCACGCCGATCCAGCGGGCCACGAACAACACGAACGCGAGCATCAGGGTGAGGTTGGCGCCGCTGACGGCGGTCAGATGGGTGAGCGCCGTGGTCCGGAAGTCCTCGCCCAGCCGCTCGGGCACGCCGGAGACATCGCCGACGACCAGCGCCGGCACCAGACCGCGGCGCTCCTCGGGATGCCCGGCGACCGATGCCCGCAGCCCGACGCGGACCGCCTCGACCCGCCGGTCGAGCGCGCCTGCCGGGGCGATCGTCACCGGCGGCGCGCGCAGCCGCGCCGTGGCGACGGCCCGCTCGCCCGGGTCGGGCAGCCGCAGGCCGGCGCGGGCCTCCAGCGTCGTCCCCACGATGGGCCCGCGCAGCGCCTCGGCGACCGGCCCGATGCCGGTCAGCGCGATCGTCTGGTCGAGCCGCCAGGTCTGTCCCCGGGCGCGCAGCTCCCGGAGCTGGGCGTACCGCACCGCGAACGCCGGCCGCGCGCCCTTCGCCGCGAAGTAGCGCGCATCGGAGGTGATCACCACGACCACCCGACCGCCTGCCTCGTCGCGGGCCAGCGCGCGCGCCGGCGAGGCCTCGGTCGCCGCGACCCGCAGCAGGGCCGCGGCACAGATGATCACGACCAACACCCCGGCCGCGGTCGCCGCCCGGCGACGCAATCGGACGCCGACCATGATCAGCACGGCGGCGCCGACCGCCGCGCCGAGCGCACCCACCGGGCCCGCCTGCACGATGGCGAGGACCCCGCCCCAGACCGCGAGCGCCGGCAGCACCAATCGATGATCACCGGCGGCCGCCGCCTCGTCGCCGCCCCGGGCACCCGGCGGCTCCCGTCGGGCGGCGGCGCCCACCCGGCGCCGGACCAGCTCCGCTCCGCCCCGTGCGAACCGCGCGACCCCGGGCAACCCGGTCACGTTGTGATCAGCGGCGCCAGCTCCGCAAAGGTCTTCGGGCCGATGCCCGGCACCTCCTGCAGGTCCTCGGGCGCGGAGAAGCCGCCGTTCTCCTCCCGCCAGGCGATGATCTTCTCCGCCGTCTTCGGCCCGACCCCCGGCAGGGTTTCGAGCTGGTCGCTGGTCGCGGAGTTGAGGTTGACGAGCGGGCCGGACGACCCGCCCAAGGCTTCACCGCTCGAAGACGCTGCGCCTGCCCCGCGCACTTCGCCGGCCGGATCACGGTCGGTGCCGACGACCACCTGCTCGCCGTCGTTCAGCACCTGAGCGAGGTTGAGCTCGCCCGGATCGGCCTTGTCGGAGAGGCCGCCGGCGGCCTCGATCGCGTCGTTCACCCGCGAGCCCGCCGGCAGCTCGACGATCCCCGGTTTCTGCACCGCACCCACGACGTGCACCATGATCATCGGCTCGGTCGTGATCGTCGGCCCGGTCGTGGCACCGTCGGCAGGTGCCGACTCCGGCTCCACGGGCGCACCCGCGGACTGCTGCTCGCCGCCACGTTGCTCGCCCAGCGGTTCGGCCGTCACGGGGGGCGCCTCCGGCACCGGGACCGCGCGCGCACTGAGCACGGTGAACCCGGCAACCAGCAGCCCGACGCCGGCCAGCGCGGCCAGAGCGAACACGTGCAGGCGTCCGAAGCCCATGCGTGCGAACGCACCCCGCCCCGGCAGCCCGCGCCCGGCACCGGGCGGCTCACTCGCTCGGGTCGCGATGGCCCGCTCGCCCGGACTCGCCGCCGGCTCCCCCGCGCGGCGGGCGACGCCCCGGGGGCGATCGGCCGGCACCGCGAGGGCGCCAACCCGGCGTCGCGCCGCGAGCTCGGCCAGCCAGTCGGGGCCGGGCGCGTCGTCGACGGGGTCGATGATCTCGGTCGGCGGCCCGTCGGGACCATCGTCCGACGGCGGGGCGTCGGGTCCCGATTCGCGGGCGATCAGGTCATCCAGCCGCCGCCGCACATGATCGGTGAGCGGGGCTCCCCCGACCGCCGAACCATCCCCATCGCGTGCCATGTCCAGACAGTTGGCTCGCGGGCCCACGGATTGTCACCCGCGGGCCGATCTGTGGACAATTTCGGCCGGGCCGGGCGCTGTGGACAACTCCGGGACGAGGTCGGCCCGGTCATCCAGCGGCGCGTTCTC harbors:
- a CDS encoding ComEC/Rec2 family competence protein, with the translated sequence MTGLPGVARFARGGAELVRRRVGAAARREPPGARGGDEAAAAGDHRLVLPALAVWGGVLAIVQAGPVGALGAAVGAAVLIMVGVRLRRRAATAAGVLVVIICAAALLRVAATEASPARALARDEAGGRVVVVITSDARYFAAKGARPAFAVRYAQLRELRARGQTWRLDQTIALTGIGPVAEALRGPIVGTTLEARAGLRLPDPGERAVATARLRAPPVTIAPAGALDRRVEAVRVGLRASVAGHPEERRGLVPALVVGDVSGVPERLGEDFRTTALTHLTAVSGANLTLMLAFVLFVARWIGVRGWWLRVIGLGGVIGFVLLCRTEPSVLRAAAMGLVGLAGLGLTAGLRRGMRPLCAAVLGLLLVDPWLAAEIGFALSVFATGGIVWWAGGWADRLAGWLPRPLAEALAVPLAAQVATQPVVTAISGQVSIVGLLANALAGPLVGPATVAGFAAAALSQVHPWPAAAAGFVAAWCAQGIIAIGTAGAALPGAAMAWPADPLAVAVLGVGCLLWAAVLPAILARRLACLLLGIVLITIMLRGPVQPGWPPPGWRLVACDVGQGDGLAIRAGPAAAVVVDAGPEPEPIARCLDQLGITDVPLLILSHGHADHVGGLPGVLERRRMGTVLVSSASTGSAGAAALAGRAGATVVAAGAGQAYRVGEAEVEVLAPCAAPARARASPATGKDGESAAENDAGLLVRVRSGGVSVLLSGDLEPAGQAAALRCATDLRAAVLKVPHHGSSRQDERFLAATGARIAIASAGAGNDYGHPSPRTLGVLGALGMTVARTDTQGAAAVAVVDGRPRLFVQRRA
- a CDS encoding helix-hairpin-helix domain-containing protein; the encoded protein is MARDGDGSAVGGAPLTDHVRRRLDDLIARESGPDAPPSDDGPDGPPTEIIDPVDDAPGPDWLAELAARRRVGALAVPADRPRGVARRAGEPAASPGERAIATRASEPPGAGRGLPGRGAFARMGFGRLHVFALAALAGVGLLVAGFTVLSARAVPVPEAPPVTAEPLGEQRGGEQQSAGAPVEPESAPADGATTGPTITTEPMIMVHVVGAVQKPGIVELPAGSRVNDAIEAAGGLSDKADPGELNLAQVLNDGEQVVVGTDRDPAGEVRGAGAASSSGEALGGSSGPLVNLNSATSDQLETLPGVGPKTAEKIIAWREENGGFSAPEDLQEVPGIGPKTFAELAPLITT
- the holA gene encoding DNA polymerase III subunit delta, translated to MASPFGRTLLVTGPESLIADRHVAERVAAARAETAEAEHNDLSATELDAGSLAEITGGSLFASRTIAVIRELGAVPADLADAVLALAGDTPADLALVLVHPGGQRGKGLLDKLRKIRSVETADSPQVKPWELPRFVTAEVRRHHARADPSVAQLLVDSVGHDLRALAAAVDQLVADSEDSVIDERLVRRYFSGRAEATSFAIADLALAGETARALEHLRWALATGVPAVLITSALASGLRGLGKLSGARGSGMREGDLAREVGVPPWKLKTMRNQLRGWDDRRLARAIATVATADADVKGAADNADYALERAVLAIAAR
- a CDS encoding DUF1343 domain-containing protein codes for the protein MTEPELPSIGRRGVLLGAAAAAGVAGLAASGGLGGPTRAGAAGSVRTGADVAAAANWSAFAGQRIGIITNPTGVLSDSLASIVDVMAGSGKVEIGGVFGPEHGFRGSAQAGESEDTYVDERTGVTVYDAYGANDAKFEALFAEADVETVVFDIQDVGARFYTYIWTMYHAMIAAARAGLRFVILDRPNPVGGTARGPLLVDGFTSGVGQDRIVQQHGMTVGELARFFDGEFVAGKAGRRLPALDVIKVEGWQPDQLYAETGLTWVLPSPNMPTPDTALLYPGTGLFEAVNLSEGRGTTRPFELIGAPFMDHRWNARLNDAGLAGVRFREAYFNPTFSKHAGTVCAGVQVHLTEPRRVDAIAVAVTMLCAARDLYADFDWRAEAGGGQKGRWIDLLTGSSRFREQFERGAAPAALIARWRRELTEFDRRRQRYLLYPR
- a CDS encoding acyl-CoA dehydrogenase family protein, yielding MDLTLTEEERDIRQWVRTFVDREIRPLEPEALNRERRGEPAITREELTALQDKAKKSGFFGVQTPTEYGGMGLGAVMTALIEVELGRSFIPFRFAGYADNILFSGNDRQKQDYLLPTINGELRSCFAITEPGAGSDARAIRTRAVRDGEEWVITGEKTFITGGNEADFCMVFAVTDPEKGADGGVTCFLVDRDMGWKSEPIDTMGEWGPAALVFDGVRVPHDHILGEEGQGFALAMQWIGRGRYMLPAHALGACERLVEMGIEQANNRVTFGEPIANRQAIQWMIADSAVEIEALRWLVLTAAWQVDQGLDSRQAQSIAKLYGGLKANEIVDRVLQIHGGMGYTRELPLERWYRELRLLRIYEGTDEIQRRTIARNLLKGHVSVRGHLG
- a CDS encoding NAD(P)-dependent alcohol dehydrogenase translates to MSTTAPEIPDRMRANVLTGKRSMEMQERPVPTPGPGEVLIKVRTVGVCGSDVHYYTDGRIGDMIVDGPLVLGHEVSGVIAAVGPGVDEGRVGERVAIEPQRPCRVCRACTTGHLNLCPEMKFYATPPIDGAFAEYVTAPAEFAFAVPDTLSDAAAALLEPLSVGLWACRKAGIGPGDRVLITGAGPIGALAAVAARSYGAAEVIVTDPVASRRERIAAFGATATHDPAAADFAPETLAVDAFIECSGATPAMLAGLRALRRGGTAVMVGMGADEMTLPVQLIARNELVLTGIFRYVDTWPTAIAIAGQPDVDLDALVTAEFALEDAESALNADADPLSMKSCVVVSRG